The proteins below are encoded in one region of Tomitella fengzijianii:
- a CDS encoding MFS transporter: MSTTMAERGSARAGVRDWIGLAVLCGAVLIIAIDATVLDLAVPSISEHLEPSTAQLLWIIDVYSFVLAALLVTMGVLADRVGRRRLLMLGVAGFGAASVLAAFSVSPAMLIAARVLQGLFGAMLMPSTLGIIRATFLDSRQRATAIGVWGAMWGGGAAGGPLVGGWLLEHFWWGSVFLVAVPVLLVMLVAMPFVLRESRDPHPGRFDFPGVVLSAGTLVPLIYALKDAASHGPSPLTGALVVAGVLCGWAFVSRQRRAADPMIDVRLFRNPVFSTAILTNLLSVFGLAGVLFFGTQYLQMVLGYSPLEAGLLAAPGTAASMVAALLAAAVARRIGVRRALAGSILFAAVGAVMLMALGVDGRALVFVVGFVVVGLGSGLGLTLTSAVVVDVVEPERAGAASGISETSYELGVAAGVAVLGSVVMGIYRAGVDVAGLAAEQATAVRDTLGGAVRVADEIGGPQGAELLDSARSSFVDGMHVAAGSTAALLACAAVAVLVLLRGGTAEREPAPANGNSAS, encoded by the coding sequence ATGTCGACGACGATGGCCGAACGCGGATCGGCGCGGGCCGGGGTGCGCGACTGGATCGGGCTCGCCGTGCTGTGCGGGGCGGTGCTCATCATCGCCATCGACGCCACGGTGCTGGACCTGGCCGTGCCGTCGATCTCGGAGCACCTGGAACCGTCCACCGCGCAGCTGCTGTGGATCATCGACGTCTACTCGTTCGTCCTTGCCGCGCTGCTGGTGACGATGGGCGTGCTGGCCGACAGGGTGGGGCGCCGCCGACTGCTGATGCTCGGCGTGGCGGGCTTCGGCGCGGCGTCGGTCCTCGCGGCCTTCTCCGTCTCGCCCGCGATGCTCATCGCGGCCCGCGTGCTGCAGGGGCTCTTCGGCGCGATGCTCATGCCGTCGACGCTCGGCATCATCCGCGCGACTTTCCTGGACAGCCGTCAGCGGGCCACGGCCATCGGCGTCTGGGGCGCGATGTGGGGCGGCGGCGCGGCCGGCGGGCCGCTGGTGGGCGGCTGGCTGCTGGAGCACTTCTGGTGGGGCTCTGTCTTCCTCGTCGCCGTCCCGGTCCTGCTCGTGATGCTCGTCGCCATGCCGTTCGTGCTGCGCGAGTCCCGCGATCCGCACCCCGGCCGGTTCGACTTCCCCGGTGTGGTGCTGTCCGCGGGCACCTTGGTACCGCTGATCTACGCGCTCAAGGACGCCGCTTCGCACGGCCCGAGCCCGCTCACGGGCGCCCTCGTCGTGGCGGGCGTGCTGTGCGGGTGGGCCTTCGTGTCCCGGCAGCGCCGCGCGGCCGACCCGATGATCGATGTGCGCCTGTTCCGTAACCCCGTGTTCTCCACGGCGATCCTGACGAACCTGCTGTCGGTGTTCGGGCTCGCGGGGGTGCTGTTCTTCGGCACCCAGTACCTGCAGATGGTGCTCGGGTACTCGCCGCTGGAAGCCGGGCTGCTCGCGGCCCCCGGCACCGCGGCGAGCATGGTCGCGGCGTTGCTCGCCGCCGCGGTGGCGCGCCGGATCGGGGTGCGCCGGGCGCTGGCGGGATCGATCCTGTTCGCGGCCGTCGGCGCAGTCATGCTGATGGCACTGGGCGTCGACGGCCGCGCGCTCGTGTTCGTCGTGGGCTTCGTGGTGGTGGGGCTCGGCAGCGGGCTGGGGCTGACGCTCACATCGGCGGTCGTCGTCGACGTGGTCGAGCCGGAACGTGCCGGGGCGGCCTCGGGGATCTCCGAAACCTCCTACGAGTTGGGAGTGGCTGCGGGTGTCGCGGTGCTCGGCAGCGTGGTGATGGGCATCTACCGGGCGGGTGTGGACGTCGCGGGGCTCGCGGCGGAGCAGGCGACCGCGGTGCGCGACACGCTCGGTGGCGCGGTGCGCGTCGCGGACGAGATCGGCGGCCCGCAGGGCGCCGAGCTGCTCGACTCGGCCCGGAGCTCCTTCGTGGACGGCATGCACGTCGCGGCAGGGTCCACCGCGGCGCTCCTCGCCTGCGCCGCAGTGGCGGTGCTCGTGCTGCTGCGCGGCGGCACGGCGGAGCGCGAGCCGGCCCCGGCCAACGGCAATTCGGCCTCTTGA
- a CDS encoding TetR/AcrR family transcriptional regulator: MTTQQSTPDRILDALERVLLHQGPGAATLEAVAADAGVSKGGLLYHFPTKEAMLAAMVRRLGARSDAELDAAVAGGTTVAEFYLQALDDDSFSDKPLYQSAIAALRGLDGRHEDVQTAMTEVLRGWDAGLQKEFDDPVDAEIVRLAGDGILLAALLDLPAPDPRLHAQVVARLLGRE, translated from the coding sequence ATGACCACGCAGCAGTCCACGCCCGACAGAATCCTCGACGCCCTCGAGCGGGTGCTGCTGCACCAGGGGCCCGGGGCGGCGACGCTCGAGGCGGTAGCGGCGGACGCCGGCGTGTCCAAGGGCGGGCTGCTCTACCACTTCCCCACCAAGGAGGCGATGCTCGCGGCGATGGTGCGGCGCCTCGGCGCGCGCTCCGACGCGGAGTTGGACGCGGCGGTGGCCGGCGGGACCACCGTCGCCGAGTTCTACCTGCAGGCGCTGGACGACGACTCGTTCAGCGACAAGCCGCTCTACCAGTCGGCCATCGCCGCGCTGCGCGGCCTCGACGGGCGGCACGAGGACGTCCAGACCGCGATGACCGAGGTGCTGCGCGGCTGGGACGCGGGCCTGCAGAAGGAGTTCGACGACCCGGTGGATGCGGAGATCGTCCGGCTCGCCGGCGACGGCATCCTGCTCGCCGCGTTGCTGGATCTGCCTGCCCCGGACCCGCGATTGCACGCACAGGTGGTGGCAAGGCTCCTCGGCCGCGAGTGA